A window of Cohnella herbarum contains these coding sequences:
- a CDS encoding DUF6444 domain-containing protein: MKLTSQQVNKICKGDKEIAGYFSALLTQNQQLTQLVEKQAAQIEKQTLQIEKLEKRVNDLERQLGQNSNNSSKPPSSDGLRKQNNSRQSGGKKGAPTGHDGHTLRFSTSPDEIVVHSVSTCKHCAQSLDGVAVQGYTKR, from the coding sequence GTGAAACTAACTTCGCAACAAGTGAATAAGATTTGCAAGGGCGACAAAGAAATTGCGGGTTATTTCAGTGCGCTCCTTACTCAAAACCAACAGTTGACCCAACTTGTCGAAAAGCAGGCCGCTCAAATCGAGAAGCAAACCCTCCAAATCGAGAAGTTAGAAAAGCGCGTTAACGATTTAGAACGGCAACTCGGCCAAAATAGCAACAACAGCAGTAAACCGCCCTCCAGTGACGGATTGCGTAAACAGAATAATTCGCGCCAGTCTGGCGGCAAAAAGGGTGCGCCTACCGGCCATGATGGACATACACTTCGTTTCAGCACTTCGCCGGACGAAATCGTCGTGCATTCGGTATCCACTTGTAAGCATTGTGCCCAATCCCTTGATGGGGTGGCCGTGCAAGGCTATACCAAGAGATAA
- a CDS encoding MFS transporter — protein sequence MSATTKSKGKLTVTFTSEITSQAPPENEKTKSSPDAQGGRKSKIWEYIALSTVPLVLVLGNSMLVPILPKLKTELGVSQFQSSLVISLFSFAAALIIPIAGYLSDRFSRKAVMIPSLILYGGAGILAGFGAVWDSYGVLIGARALQGIGAAGTAPIAMALVGDLYKNGQESQALGLIEASNGTGKVVSPILGALLALIVWYAAFFAFPAFCLLSLLAVIFLLKEPKRTEPPQPLKQYMESIKRIFAANGRWLISSFFGGSLALFILFGVLFFLSNILEEPPYSIDGVRKGFILAIPLFGMVLTAYITGTVIRKNGVLMRWLMNIGLALMVVSLALAIWLNTNLYVFIGLLTISSIGTGLLLPCLNTMITGAVEKAERGMITSLYSSLRFFGVALGPPLFGWLMGISHQLVFITVSALSLIALGLVFFLVKPGKQVQ from the coding sequence GTGTCCGCTACAACGAAGTCCAAAGGGAAGCTAACCGTAACGTTCACAAGCGAAATCACCTCGCAAGCTCCTCCCGAAAACGAAAAAACGAAATCATCTCCGGATGCCCAAGGAGGTCGGAAAAGCAAAATTTGGGAATACATAGCGCTTTCCACCGTCCCATTGGTTCTCGTTCTCGGAAATTCGATGTTAGTTCCCATTTTGCCGAAGCTTAAGACCGAACTCGGGGTTTCCCAATTTCAAAGCAGCCTTGTCATTAGTTTGTTTTCCTTTGCCGCAGCTCTTATCATTCCCATCGCCGGTTATCTATCGGACAGGTTTAGCCGCAAAGCCGTCATGATCCCTTCTCTAATCCTTTACGGCGGAGCAGGAATACTGGCTGGATTCGGCGCGGTTTGGGATTCTTATGGCGTCTTGATCGGCGCGAGAGCGCTTCAGGGGATCGGCGCAGCGGGCACTGCTCCCATTGCCATGGCTCTTGTCGGGGATTTGTATAAGAACGGCCAGGAAAGCCAAGCGCTCGGCTTGATTGAAGCTTCCAACGGAACCGGTAAAGTCGTCAGTCCGATATTAGGCGCTCTCCTGGCTCTAATCGTCTGGTATGCGGCGTTTTTCGCCTTCCCGGCTTTCTGCTTATTGTCTCTTCTCGCCGTCATATTTCTGCTGAAAGAACCGAAGCGCACTGAACCGCCCCAGCCTTTGAAGCAATATATGGAATCGATTAAACGGATATTCGCCGCGAACGGACGTTGGCTGATCTCTTCCTTCTTCGGCGGATCTCTAGCCTTGTTTATTTTATTCGGCGTACTGTTCTTCCTGTCGAATATTCTGGAAGAGCCTCCCTATTCCATCGACGGCGTTCGAAAAGGGTTCATCCTTGCCATCCCGCTTTTCGGCATGGTACTGACCGCCTATATAACGGGAACAGTTATCCGCAAGAACGGCGTCCTCATGCGCTGGCTAATGAACATCGGCTTGGCTCTGATGGTCGTTTCTTTAGCGCTCGCCATATGGTTAAATACGAATTTGTACGTGTTTATCGGATTGTTGACCATAAGCAGTATCGGAACCGGACTGTTGCTTCCCTGTCTGAACACGATGATTACCGGCGCGGTGGAAAAAGCCGAACGGGGGATGATCACTTCTCTCTACAGCAGCCTTCGGTTTTTCGGAGTCGCATTGGGGCCGCCATTGTTCGGTTGGCTCATGGGAATCTCGCATCAACTCGTATTCATTACCGTCTCGGCGTTGTCCTTAATCGCGCTCGGTCTTGTTTTCTTCTTGGTTAAACCCGGAAAACAAGTGCAATAA
- a CDS encoding exonuclease domain-containing protein, translated as MKEPKDTNSMGRMWNLYKMGGITPAIASMLGSSNAQQMAFIRSMSRDQRKGSSLEMQLSEMEAVVFDLETTGFYPYNGDEILSIGGVIIRGGNFDEAEPFYQLVNPKRKVPRHITELTGITNEMAENAPDLMQVLHDFMDFAGKRVLIAHGSGHDKQFLNCALWRTSKVNLTHRIIDTMMIAKWLEPKAIHYGLDEVLERYGIEISERHHALHDSVMTAKLYFRFLKLIMDRQVTTLGELYAYLSRH; from the coding sequence ATGAAGGAACCCAAAGACACGAACTCGATGGGTAGAATGTGGAATTTGTATAAAATGGGCGGGATTACGCCGGCCATAGCTTCCATGCTGGGTTCATCCAATGCTCAACAGATGGCCTTTATCCGTTCCATGTCGCGCGATCAACGCAAGGGAAGCTCCTTGGAAATGCAGCTTTCGGAGATGGAGGCGGTTGTTTTCGATTTGGAGACAACCGGCTTCTACCCGTATAACGGAGACGAAATATTGTCTATCGGCGGAGTGATTATCCGAGGAGGGAATTTCGATGAAGCGGAGCCGTTCTATCAGCTCGTCAATCCCAAGCGCAAAGTTCCTCGCCACATTACGGAGTTAACGGGCATTACGAACGAGATGGCCGAGAATGCGCCCGATTTAATGCAAGTGCTGCACGATTTCATGGATTTCGCGGGTAAAAGAGTGCTTATCGCCCACGGCAGCGGTCACGATAAGCAATTTCTGAATTGCGCGTTATGGCGCACGTCGAAGGTGAATCTAACCCACCGGATTATCGATACGATGATGATCGCGAAGTGGCTGGAGCCGAAAGCTATCCATTATGGATTGGATGAAGTTCTGGAGCGTTACGGGATCGAAATATCGGAGCGTCATCATGCGCTTCATGATTCGGTCATGACGGCTAAGCTATATTTTAGGTTCCTGAAATTGATCATGGATCGGCAGGTTACGACGCTTGGCGAACTCTACGCGTATTTAAGCCGACATTGA
- a CDS encoding ammonium transporter → MAFAEDPSAAQLNMGLNAMWVMVAAVLVLLMQGGFILLEAGSTRMKNAGHVAGKTIFTLGLASIVYWAVGYGFTFGGDASESLNKFIGLGNFFFSPDVASVDNALPSSVFFVFQLAFAAVSLSIAWGGFAERAKLSAYLIFTLFFVSVIYPVVAHWIWGGGWLAKDGAQDFAGSTVVHLTGAIGALAATILLKPRIGKFNKDGSANEILGHNQVFTALAVLILWVGWFGFNAGSTVAIGDGFFGFVAFNTQLGAAAGAVAALLISWLVNGKADITAMLNGALAGLVAITASCAFVDPWAAVVIGLVAGVLVFFSAKFFEKMKIDDPIFALSVHGAAGVWGTLANGLFATEELAAKVGIGRAGLFEGGGWEQLWVQFESVVVCGAFAFIASFIVLWVVKQVIGFRVTEEQEIIGLDLSEHGNYGYPEQMKKAGTSV, encoded by the coding sequence ATGGCGTTCGCGGAGGATCCGTCCGCAGCACAGCTTAACATGGGTTTAAATGCTATGTGGGTAATGGTTGCCGCAGTACTCGTACTTCTCATGCAAGGCGGATTTATTCTGCTTGAGGCAGGCTCCACCCGTATGAAAAACGCCGGGCACGTGGCCGGTAAGACGATCTTCACGCTCGGTCTTGCTTCTATTGTATACTGGGCAGTCGGTTATGGATTCACATTCGGCGGCGATGCTTCGGAATCGCTCAACAAATTTATCGGATTAGGAAACTTCTTCTTCAGTCCGGATGTAGCATCGGTAGATAACGCATTGCCATCCTCGGTATTCTTCGTATTCCAGTTGGCCTTTGCGGCCGTATCTCTCTCGATCGCATGGGGCGGGTTCGCGGAGAGAGCTAAATTGTCCGCGTACCTTATTTTTACCTTATTCTTCGTATCGGTTATTTATCCGGTAGTCGCTCACTGGATCTGGGGCGGCGGTTGGTTGGCCAAAGACGGCGCGCAAGATTTCGCCGGATCGACGGTTGTTCACTTAACGGGTGCGATCGGAGCGTTGGCTGCAACGATCTTGTTGAAACCTCGTATCGGTAAATTCAACAAAGACGGTTCCGCGAACGAAATTCTTGGACACAACCAAGTATTCACCGCGCTTGCCGTATTGATTCTATGGGTAGGTTGGTTCGGATTTAACGCGGGTAGTACGGTTGCGATCGGCGATGGCTTCTTCGGATTCGTTGCCTTCAACACGCAATTGGGCGCAGCGGCAGGCGCGGTAGCCGCGTTATTGATCTCGTGGTTAGTCAACGGTAAAGCGGATATTACGGCGATGCTGAACGGTGCTCTTGCCGGTTTGGTTGCCATCACGGCATCTTGCGCGTTCGTTGATCCTTGGGCTGCGGTAGTTATCGGTTTAGTTGCCGGCGTGCTCGTATTCTTCAGCGCTAAATTTTTCGAGAAAATGAAAATCGACGACCCGATCTTTGCTCTCTCCGTTCACGGAGCGGCAGGAGTTTGGGGAACGTTGGCGAATGGTTTATTCGCAACGGAAGAATTGGCCGCCAAAGTCGGGATCGGAAGAGCGGGTCTGTTCGAAGGCGGAGGTTGGGAACAATTATGGGTTCAATTCGAATCCGTCGTCGTATGCGGAGCGTTCGCTTTCATCGCGTCTTTCATCGTATTGTGGGTCGTCAAACAAGTCATCGGCTTCCGCGTAACGGAAGAGCAAGAAATTATCGGTTTGGATTTGAGCGAGCATGGGAATTACGGTTATCCTGAGCAAATGAAAAAAGCCGGAACATCGGTCTAA
- a CDS encoding TlpA family protein disulfide reductase gives MKKNAMILALVVIAVAAVWFWDSSGKEPIAQTTNQPVGKGNIPAAPAPKVNHYAPSFNLASLDGTTSYNVGGKRDKVLIVNFWAAWCGPCEVEAPDLKDIYETHKDQLDLYAVNATKYDKLREAKDFVKEQQLVFPVLTEPKGDVLDKYKVSGYPVSFIIDRDGVIRHRIEGIIEREQWEIYLQDVISS, from the coding sequence ATGAAAAAGAACGCGATGATATTAGCCCTCGTTGTAATTGCCGTTGCGGCCGTGTGGTTCTGGGATTCTTCCGGCAAGGAGCCTATAGCTCAAACGACAAATCAGCCTGTAGGGAAAGGGAATATACCGGCAGCGCCTGCTCCGAAAGTAAACCATTACGCGCCGTCGTTTAACCTGGCCTCGTTGGATGGTACGACTTCATACAATGTCGGCGGCAAAAGAGATAAGGTGCTGATCGTTAATTTCTGGGCAGCATGGTGCGGACCTTGCGAGGTGGAGGCGCCGGATCTTAAAGATATCTATGAGACGCATAAGGATCAACTGGATCTATACGCGGTTAATGCGACGAAATACGACAAGCTTAGGGAAGCCAAGGATTTCGTCAAAGAGCAACAACTCGTATTTCCTGTTCTAACGGAACCGAAGGGCGACGTGTTGGATAAATACAAGGTCAGCGGATATCCGGTAAGCTTTATCATAGACAGAGACGGCGTAATTCGCCATCGGATCGAAGGGATCATCGAACGGGAGCAATGGGAGATTTACTTGCAGGACGTTATCTCTTCCTAA
- a CDS encoding Mov34/MPN/PAD-1 family protein encodes MERMKEVYLDSTLENDLIAISRQRSSYEICGVIYGTISGGVVFADGFSLIRNSSPFSRESYSFHPEDWVSVYYEAQKNQRMIVGLFHTHPEGSTAPSVSDTSGSLPWRTYWIISLVRDEHEIAIYERRAQGDWNPLPVVRRPL; translated from the coding sequence ATGGAACGCATGAAGGAAGTATATCTCGATTCGACTTTGGAAAATGATCTGATCGCTATTTCGCGTCAGCGGTCATCTTACGAAATTTGCGGTGTCATTTACGGCACGATAAGCGGAGGAGTCGTGTTTGCCGACGGATTTAGTCTTATTCGCAATTCGTCCCCCTTCTCCCGGGAATCTTATTCTTTCCACCCCGAAGATTGGGTTTCCGTCTATTACGAAGCACAAAAAAACCAACGAATGATCGTCGGTTTATTCCATACTCACCCCGAAGGAAGTACCGCTCCGAGCGTCAGCGACACATCGGGTTCCCTTCCTTGGAGAACATATTGGATTATCAGCCTCGTCCGCGACGAACACGAGATCGCGATTTACGAGCGAAGAGCCCAAGGCGATTGGAACCCGTTGCCCGTCGTCCGAAGACCGCTGTAG
- the cimA gene encoding citramalate synthase: MSTPLTIFDTTLRDGTQGEGISLTAEDKVKIALKLDALGVHYIEGGNPGSNSKDIEFFRRVRESKLQAKLTAFGSTRRKNSSCEHDINLKHLTESGAQAATLVGKSWDFHVHTALQTTLEENLAMIYESLAFVKNSGMEALFDAEHFFDGYKANPEYALAALAKAKAAGSAWIVLCDTNGGTLPGEISEIVSRVVREIDAPIGIHTHNDCELAVANTLAAITAGARQIQGTINGYGERCGNANLCSILPTLQLKMGYSCVSDDQLKSLTSVARYVGEIANVHMPVNQPYVGNAAFAHKGGIHVSAIMKDSKTYEHIEPHLVGNKQRVLVSELAGQSNILSKAQEMGLDVNAEGIKSRDVIDRIKELEHQGYQFEGADASLELLLRDAYGGSVQVFTVDSFKIMVEKTAGQMVTEAIVKITVAGEQVYTVAEGNGPVNALDNALRKALVQFYPGIRDIHLTDYKVRVLDEKDATAAKVRVLIESTDFKDTWSTVGVSSNVIEASWEALIDSIRYALLGMVKDNCEPEFTGGAHGLVNH; the protein is encoded by the coding sequence ATGTCAACTCCCCTTACTATTTTCGATACTACTTTGCGCGACGGTACGCAAGGCGAAGGTATCAGCTTAACCGCTGAAGACAAAGTCAAAATCGCGCTAAAGCTCGATGCTTTGGGCGTCCACTATATCGAAGGCGGCAATCCCGGCAGCAACAGCAAGGATATCGAGTTTTTTCGACGGGTTCGGGAATCGAAGCTGCAAGCGAAGCTTACCGCCTTCGGAAGCACCCGCAGGAAGAATAGCTCCTGCGAACATGATATTAACTTAAAGCATCTCACGGAATCGGGTGCCCAAGCCGCGACTCTCGTCGGCAAATCGTGGGATTTCCATGTCCACACCGCTCTTCAGACGACATTGGAAGAAAACTTGGCAATGATATATGAATCGCTGGCCTTCGTTAAAAATAGCGGAATGGAAGCTTTGTTCGACGCCGAGCATTTTTTCGACGGATACAAGGCTAACCCCGAATACGCTTTAGCAGCGCTCGCCAAAGCGAAAGCCGCGGGAAGCGCTTGGATCGTCTTATGCGATACGAACGGAGGAACGTTACCCGGAGAGATCAGCGAGATCGTCTCGCGAGTCGTCAGGGAAATCGATGCTCCGATCGGCATCCATACGCATAACGATTGCGAGCTTGCCGTCGCCAATACCCTTGCCGCAATTACCGCGGGAGCGCGTCAAATCCAAGGCACGATTAACGGATACGGCGAACGTTGCGGCAACGCTAATCTCTGCTCTATTTTGCCGACATTACAGTTGAAAATGGGCTATAGCTGCGTCAGCGATGACCAGTTGAAGTCTCTTACCAGCGTCGCCCGTTACGTTGGCGAAATCGCGAACGTACATATGCCGGTCAACCAACCTTACGTCGGTAACGCGGCATTCGCGCATAAGGGCGGCATCCACGTCTCCGCGATTATGAAGGATTCCAAAACCTACGAGCACATCGAACCGCATCTCGTCGGCAACAAGCAGCGCGTGCTCGTCTCCGAACTTGCGGGTCAAAGCAACATCTTGTCCAAAGCGCAAGAAATGGGCCTAGACGTTAACGCCGAGGGAATAAAATCCCGCGATGTCATCGATCGGATTAAAGAGCTGGAGCATCAAGGCTACCAATTCGAAGGCGCGGACGCTTCGCTGGAACTTCTCTTGAGAGACGCTTACGGCGGATCCGTTCAAGTCTTTACGGTCGACTCGTTTAAGATCATGGTCGAGAAGACGGCAGGACAGATGGTTACGGAAGCCATTGTGAAGATTACGGTAGCGGGAGAGCAAGTGTATACCGTCGCCGAGGGAAACGGCCCCGTGAACGCGCTCGATAACGCGCTTCGCAAAGCGCTGGTGCAGTTCTATCCGGGAATTCGCGATATCCATCTGACGGACTACAAGGTGCGCGTGCTGGACGAGAAAGACGCGACGGCCGCCAAGGTACGCGTGTTGATCGAGTCGACGGACTTCAAGGATACATGGAGCACGGTCGGCGTATCCTCCAATGTCATCGAAGCCAGCTGGGAAGCGCTGATCGATAGTATCCGCTATGCATTGCTTGGCATGGTCAAAGATAATTGCGAACCCGAATTTACCGGCGGCGCGCATGGTTTGGTTAATCACTAG
- a CDS encoding CHASE2 domain-containing protein, whose amino-acid sequence MKEIIKRIAIVLNVLLLIAVFFVYQSHSLQKIDNLLFDYDMKQVANHNPDSRIVMVAIDDASLAELGRFPWDRAVYAPFLANLNQEGNLPKAIAFDIIFGEESENPDSDMAFAEALASYPNVILPVTGIMGDVFGTSIAKRSELIKAQAVAKPYEMFSDLVQLAHINRVVSKDSVIRQTWLNIQGPDGEVIPSLAWKAAEMAGADLSKYEGLTDPIKSGEPVAGNTATIDYQLVTDDFMTVSFVDVLNGALPPDLFKDSIVFVGFTAVGLANDGDKTPVHPRLRKISSSCTRMRILRINC is encoded by the coding sequence TTGAAAGAAATAATAAAAAGGATTGCCATCGTATTAAACGTACTGTTGTTGATCGCCGTGTTCTTTGTTTATCAGTCGCACTCGCTTCAAAAAATCGACAATTTACTCTTCGATTACGACATGAAGCAGGTTGCGAACCATAATCCGGATTCAAGAATCGTTATGGTCGCTATCGACGATGCTTCGCTCGCGGAATTAGGGAGATTTCCTTGGGATAGGGCCGTTTACGCACCTTTTCTAGCGAATTTGAATCAGGAGGGGAACCTCCCGAAAGCGATTGCTTTCGATATCATCTTCGGAGAAGAGAGCGAGAATCCGGATAGCGACATGGCTTTCGCGGAAGCTTTAGCGAGTTATCCTAACGTGATCCTGCCGGTTACCGGAATCATGGGCGACGTGTTCGGCACTTCGATCGCGAAGCGCTCAGAGTTGATCAAGGCTCAAGCCGTAGCGAAGCCTTACGAAATGTTCTCCGATCTCGTACAGCTCGCCCACATTAACCGCGTCGTAAGCAAAGACAGCGTAATCCGCCAAACTTGGCTGAATATTCAAGGCCCCGACGGCGAGGTTATCCCATCGTTAGCTTGGAAAGCGGCGGAGATGGCGGGGGCGGACCTTAGCAAATACGAGGGATTAACAGATCCGATCAAATCGGGCGAACCCGTGGCGGGAAATACCGCGACCATCGATTACCAGTTAGTGACCGATGATTTCATGACCGTTTCGTTCGTCGATGTGCTTAACGGAGCATTGCCCCCGGATTTGTTTAAGGATTCGATTGTATTCGTCGGTTTTACCGCGGTCGGATTGGCGAACGATGGGGACAAGACACCGGTGCATCCCCGATTGAGAAAAATTTCAAGCTCATGTACGCGCATGCGAATATTACGAATCAATTGCTGA
- a CDS encoding DUF294 nucleotidyltransferase-like domain-containing protein, producing MLNPAWEKRLLDIAGAEDLEQLRSIREQEQSRLATELSTSSAEAVVETLNELHDALIAQALKLAENDLARLGLGAPPVPYTYMLYGSGGRFEQTLYSDQDSGLVYADASNEVEDERCRKFFPIFAETVVRNLIRLGYPPCEGSVIASNPEWCLSLRDWEKKIDNWFAEPSWENVRYLLIAADGRPVSGDRNLADRLQDRFYTDMLNRPIIARRMMENTIRHKVLVGVFGQLLTERYGENAGSLDIKYGAYIPMVNAFRLLAIQAGIRETSTLKRINALRKADLLAEEEETEAYEAFSFFLKLRLLATLAVEEGQPGGAGKIPAEHITKELKIPLKKALKAGKKIQRRVQRELQHRFGGR from the coding sequence ATGCTTAATCCCGCTTGGGAGAAGCGGTTGCTCGACATCGCCGGAGCCGAGGATCTTGAGCAATTAAGATCGATAAGGGAACAGGAGCAATCCCGGTTGGCGACGGAGCTGTCCACCTCATCTGCCGAAGCAGTAGTAGAGACGTTAAACGAACTTCATGACGCTCTTATCGCCCAAGCGTTAAAGCTTGCGGAGAACGATTTGGCACGGTTGGGGCTGGGCGCCCCACCCGTGCCTTATACGTATATGCTGTATGGCAGCGGTGGACGCTTTGAGCAGACGTTGTACAGCGACCAAGACAGCGGTCTTGTGTACGCGGATGCCTCTAACGAAGTCGAAGACGAACGATGCCGCAAGTTTTTCCCCATATTTGCAGAGACCGTAGTCCGAAACTTAATCCGGCTTGGCTACCCTCCTTGCGAAGGCAGCGTCATTGCTTCTAACCCGGAATGGTGTTTGTCGCTTCGGGATTGGGAGAAGAAGATCGACAATTGGTTCGCTGAACCGAGTTGGGAGAATGTCAGGTATTTGCTTATCGCTGCCGACGGACGGCCCGTGTCCGGGGACCGGAATCTGGCGGACAGATTACAAGATCGCTTCTATACGGATATGCTCAACCGTCCGATAATCGCGCGACGAATGATGGAGAACACGATCAGGCATAAAGTGCTTGTCGGCGTGTTCGGGCAGTTGTTGACGGAAAGATACGGAGAAAACGCGGGAAGCTTGGATATTAAATACGGCGCCTATATCCCTATGGTGAATGCGTTCAGATTGCTCGCGATACAAGCCGGCATACGCGAAACAAGCACGTTAAAGCGAATTAACGCACTGCGTAAAGCGGATTTGCTCGCGGAGGAAGAGGAGACCGAGGCTTACGAAGCTTTTTCATTTTTCTTGAAATTAAGACTGCTTGCGACGCTGGCCGTCGAGGAGGGGCAACCCGGAGGCGCGGGTAAAATTCCGGCGGAGCATATTACGAAGGAACTAAAAATTCCGCTCAAGAAAGCTTTGAAAGCCGGCAAAAAAATACAACGCAGAGTACAAAGGGAGTTGCAGCACCGTTTCGGCGGGAGGTGA
- a CDS encoding MerR family transcriptional regulator, translating to MRSGSINAPRLYRIGELSNLAGISPRTIDYYTGLGLLAPAKRSTGNYRLYDDDTLTRIRRIEQLKAQKYSLEEIREQFTSLNRAVTDEAVTRKLSDLQEHLAMLEREVKELEPVLEQLKPQQAKRVFRAITPQTAACVEALLLLLGKSNFM from the coding sequence ATGCGCAGCGGATCGATCAATGCCCCACGCCTGTACCGGATTGGAGAGTTATCCAATTTGGCCGGTATTAGCCCTCGTACAATCGATTATTACACAGGCTTAGGTCTCTTAGCCCCAGCCAAAAGATCAACAGGAAATTATCGGCTTTACGACGATGATACGCTAACGAGAATTCGCCGTATCGAGCAACTGAAAGCGCAGAAATATTCATTAGAAGAAATACGCGAGCAGTTTACTTCGTTGAATCGTGCCGTTACGGACGAAGCCGTGACCCGTAAGCTGTCGGACCTTCAAGAACATCTTGCAATGCTGGAAAGGGAAGTCAAGGAATTAGAACCCGTCCTGGAGCAATTAAAACCGCAGCAAGCGAAAAGAGTCTTCCGAGCGATCACACCGCAAACCGCGGCATGCGTAGAAGCCCTTCTTCTTCTTTTGGGGAAAAGTAACTTTATGTAA
- a CDS encoding DNA polymerase IV — translation MNVSESASKRRIILHIDMNAFYCSVHAAEDPETYKGKPTAVAGSVEMRKGILVTSSYEARARGIRTGMTVRQALGLCPELMLISPNFDLYRKYSRAFLNIAGNYTPLVEAVSIDECFLDITGSSQFGTPVEIAESIAKRVKDELTLPCSIGIAPNKLLAKMASDMRKPDAITILRRREVPKLLWSKPCQTLYGIGSRTADKLLRLNIRTIGELAAADEKILLERFGVYGAWMKQAANGIDDSPVEPLHEAPKSIGHTTTLPADLTDRDQYRRVLLNLADQTTRRLRHQRMVSTTIQISIRDPDMRTITRSFTLAVPTDTTEDVYRVACRLMDDHWKEGKPVRLLGITLQGLTAKEETPLQLDLFSYEEKPKKDRLITAMDILRDKYGESAVLTAGMLGDDPSTLIRNKKLRGTSLQKDFLRERSDDGKNMV, via the coding sequence ATGAATGTGAGCGAGAGCGCGAGCAAACGTAGAATTATTTTACATATCGACATGAATGCGTTCTATTGCTCCGTTCATGCCGCCGAAGACCCGGAAACTTATAAAGGCAAACCGACCGCGGTAGCGGGCAGCGTCGAAATGCGCAAGGGGATATTGGTTACGAGCTCTTACGAGGCAAGGGCAAGGGGCATAAGAACGGGAATGACGGTTAGACAGGCGCTCGGCCTATGCCCGGAGTTAATGCTCATCTCTCCGAATTTCGATCTGTATCGCAAATACAGTCGAGCATTCCTTAACATCGCGGGAAACTATACGCCGTTGGTCGAAGCGGTGTCGATAGACGAATGTTTTCTTGACATCACCGGAAGCTCTCAATTCGGAACGCCGGTCGAGATTGCCGAGTCGATCGCGAAGCGGGTAAAGGATGAGTTGACGCTTCCTTGCTCGATCGGAATCGCGCCGAACAAGCTGCTGGCCAAAATGGCTTCCGATATGCGCAAACCCGATGCGATAACGATTCTCCGCAGACGGGAAGTACCCAAGCTGTTATGGAGCAAGCCTTGCCAAACTTTGTATGGAATCGGTTCCCGGACCGCGGACAAGCTATTACGGCTGAATATTAGGACGATCGGAGAGCTAGCCGCAGCGGACGAGAAAATACTGCTGGAAAGATTCGGCGTCTACGGAGCTTGGATGAAGCAGGCAGCTAACGGTATAGACGACTCGCCGGTCGAGCCGCTCCATGAAGCTCCCAAGTCCATCGGCCATACGACGACTTTGCCTGCCGACTTAACCGATCGGGATCAATATCGAAGGGTACTATTAAATCTTGCCGATCAGACAACCCGAAGATTGAGACATCAACGGATGGTAAGCACGACGATCCAAATTTCGATCCGGGATCCGGATATGCGTACGATCACGAGATCTTTCACGTTGGCCGTTCCGACGGATACGACCGAAGACGTATATCGGGTCGCTTGCCGCTTGATGGATGACCATTGGAAAGAGGGAAAGCCGGTTAGATTGCTTGGGATTACGTTGCAGGGATTAACTGCAAAAGAAGAAACGCCGTTACAGTTGGATTTGTTTTCTTACGAGGAGAAGCCCAAGAAAGATCGGTTAATTACGGCAATGGATATCCTAAGGGATAAATACGGCGAGAGCGCGGTACTGACGGCAGGCATGCTCGGAGATGATCCGTCGACTCTTATTCGCAACAAAAAGCTAAGGGGAACCTCCCTTCAAAAAGACTTTTTGCGCGAACGTTCGGACGATGGAAAGAATATGGTTTAG
- a CDS encoding ferredoxin, protein MAKYTYVDKDTCIACGACGATAPDIYDYDDEGLAETIYGSDGNHGNTEIPEDLYDDLQDASDGCPTDSIKIAETQFNM, encoded by the coding sequence ATGGCTAAGTATACTTACGTAGATAAAGACACATGTATTGCTTGTGGCGCATGCGGCGCGACGGCTCCTGACATTTATGATTACGACGATGAAGGCCTTGCGGAGACGATTTACGGCAGCGATGGCAATCATGGAAATACGGAAATTCCCGAGGATCTTTACGATGATCTTCAAGATGCATCCGACGGTTGCCCGACGGATTCGATCAAGATCGCCGAAACTCAATTCAATATGTAG